The Gordonia terrae genome contains the following window.
TCGATCTCCTCGAGTACCTGCTGCGCAACGCCGGCCGGGTCCTGACCCGGGGCCAGCTCATCGACCGGGTGTGGGGCGTCGACTACGTCGGCGACACCAAGACTCTCGACGTGCACGTCAAGCGACTGCGCTCCAAGATCGAGCCGGATCCGGCGAATCCCAAGCACCTCATCACCGTTCGCGGCCTCGGGTACAAGCTCGAGGCCTGAGCGGCGGGCCGGACGACCCCCGCTCGACTACTCCGGGGGTTGCAGCTCGTACTTGACGTCGGTGTCGCGGCGTCGGGTCGCGGCCTGCGTCGCGGGGTGGATGGCGATGAGCCCCAACCCGTTCCGGCGTCGGCATGCGGCCGCGAGGGCCTCGTACGCGGCTTCGCCGAGCAGGGCGGTGAGCTCGGGTGCGTACGATTCCCAGACCTGCTTGGCGCCGATGTGGGCGTCAGGGGAGCCCGAGCAGTACCACTTCAGATCGTGGCCGCCCTCGCCCCACCCGCGCCGGTCGAATTCGGTGATCGTCGTCTGGAGCACCTGTGTGCCGTCCGGCCGTTCCACCCAGTCCTGCTCGCGCCGTACCGGGAGCTGCCAGCACACGTCGGGCTTGACCGTCAGGGGTTCGAGTCCCTTGCGCAGCGCCATCGAGTGCAGCGCGCAGCCGACGCCGCCGGCGAACCCGGGGCGGTTGAGGAAGATGCACGCCCCCTTGTGGAGTCGGGTCTTGAGGGCGGGTTCGTCGTCGAGGTCGCTCTCCTCGAGGTAGCCCTTGGGGCCGACCGGATCCTTGCCCGAGCCCTTCTTGTGGAACTGCCAGTCCGCGGGCGTCAGCATCGCCACCCCGCGGGCGAGGGTCTCGCGATCGTCGTCGTCGGACAGGTACGCGCCGTGACTGCAGCAACCGTCGGTCTCCCGGCCGGGCAGGATGCCCTGGCACGCCGGCGTGCCGAACACACACGTCCAGTGCGAGAGCAGCCAGGTGAGGTCGGCCCTGATGACGTGCTCCGGATCGGCGGGATCGGCGAATTCATACCATTCGCGCGGAAAGTCGAGTTCGACCTCCGGCGCGGGATCGATGCGGGGCGCGGACGGCGAGATGGCGGTCACCTCTCATACGGTAGCCGGGATCGGGCGGGGGAGGCCGCTGCACTACCGTTGACCCGTGCGCTTAGGAGTCCTAGACGTGGGCAGCAACACAGTCCACCTCCTGGTGGTCGATGCCCACCGTGGCGGCCATCCCACCCCGATGAGTTCGACCAAGGCGGTTCTGCGTCTGGCCGAACAGATAGACGTCGACGGCCGGATGAGTGACCGGGCCGTCGCCAAGCTCATCGACTCGATCGACGAGTTCACCCATATCGCGCGGACGTCCGGCTGCGAGCAGATGATGGCGTTCGCGACGTCGGCGGTGCGAGACGCGACGAACTCCGACGATCTGCTCGACGAGATCGAGCAGCGGACCGGGGTACGGGTGCTGGTGCTGTCGGGTCGCGACGAGGCCCGCCTCACCTCGCTGGCGGTGCGCCGTTGGCGAGGGTGGAGCGCCGGGCGCATTCTCGCGCTCGACATCGGCGGTGGCTCGCTGGAGATGTCCAACGGTGTCGACGAGGAACCCGATGTGGCGTTGTCGTTGCCGCTTGGTGCCGGACGCCTCACCCGCGAGTGGTTGCCCGACGATCCGCCGGACCGTCGCCGGGTCGGTGTACTGCGCGACTGGCTCGACGCCGAACTGCGTGCGCCGGCGGCACAGCTGCTGGCACCCGGTGCGCCCGATCTGTGCGTCGGGACGTCGAAGACCTTCCGGAGTCTCGCCCGCCTGACCGGGGCGGCGCCGTCGAGTGCCGGACCACGGGTGCGCCGCGAGCTGACGACGAGCGGGCTGCGTCAACTCATCTCGTTCATCTCCCGCATGACCAAGGCCGATCGTGCGGAACTCGAGGGTGTCAGTTCCGACCGCGCCGGGCAGCTCGTCGCCGGTGCGCTGGTCGCCGAGGCGGCGATGCGCGCGTTGCAAGTCGATACACTGGAAATCTGTCCGTGGGCACTTCGCGAGGGTGTGATCCTGCGCAGGCTCGACGCCGAGCAGGCCGACTCGCTGGAGCCGACACCGGCGCGCGGCGTACACGAGGGCGTCGGCTGAGCCAGAGCCCCGGAGCAATGACGTTCGAGAACGAGGACGGAGAGCCACTTCATGCCGAAGGATTCGGAGCCCGAATCTCGACCCATCTCGGTGTCGGAACTTCTCGCCCGCTCGCAGGGGGCGGAGAAGGACTCGCCGGCACCCTCGCGCGAGGGACGGGGACGCAGGCGCGCCGGACGTGACGGCTCGTTCTCGGTGTCCGCCCTGACCGGCGAGATCCCGAGGGTCACCGACGCCGACCCGGCACCCGAGACCCCGGCCCGGCCCGAGCCGGCCGCCCAACCCGGATCGACCGCCACGCCGGACTCAGCTGCCGAGCCGAAGACCCCGGCCCGGCCCGAGACCCCGACCAGGCCCCAGCCGGCTGCCCGGCCCGAACCGGCCGCACCGGCCGCGCGCGCCGACCGTCCGGCGCCGGTCACCCCGCCCGAGCGGGACACGACCCCCCGGGCCCGGCCGGACGCGACCGCGGCACCGTTCCCACGTTCCGGGAACCCGATCGCACGTCGCCCGGCCGACGATCAGCCGGTCGTCGACCGCCCGCGTGCCGACCAGCAGCAGGGGCGGCCCGGCGGACGCACCGCCAGCGGGATGCCCGGTTACGGCCAGGGTTCCGTCCCGCCGATGTCGACCCGCGACTTCAGTTCGGAGGCGGTGGCACGCCGTCTCGGCCAGACCCCGCCGCGCGACTCCGCTCCCGTCGACCAGGAGTCGGCGAACGCCGTCACCGGGATCATCCCGGTGGTCGGTGAGAACGGTCAGGATCTGTCCGTCGTGGACTCCGACGATGTGGTCACCTACGACCTCAGCGAGGTCGACGCGGGCCCCGGCGGCCCCCGCGAGCGGGGTGACGGCGGGTTCTCCGAGGTCATGGACTTCGACGCCTACCGCAACTTCGCCGACGTGGAGGGGGACGGCGACAGGACCGGCGGTCGAGACCGTGCCGACGCGGGGGCGCGGAAGAGCGCAGCGGCGAAGAAGTCCAAGACGTCCGGTGTCGGCGGACTGGCACGGAAGCTCTTCGGCACCAAGAAGCGCGACCAGACCCAGAACGAGCGGAATGTCGACGAGCGCCGATCCGAAGAGGACGACCAGCACGACCGTGCCGGTGACGAATCGACGTCCGACTGGGCGGCGACCGCGGCAGCCGCCGCAACCGCGGGCGGGACGACGGCGGCGATCGCCGCGGCGCGGCCCGACGCGCACCCGGCCGACGACGACCTCGCCCACAGCGACCCGATCGATGTCCACGCCGGTGACACCCGAGCGACGGACCGCGCCACCGACGACCACCCGACCGAGGCCATCGCGCCGGTCGCGTCCGAGCAGGAGGTTGCCGGCCGGGTCGACCTCGTGAAGGACGACACTCCCGAGGGGCCCGTCGAGCCGGGGGAGCCGGATGAGTTCGACGCCCTGCACGATACGACGGACATCGACGAGACGCCCGGTGCCGAATCCGGGCACCCGACCCCCGCGGACGATCCGGCCGGGCACGACGCCGGCACGGTCCCGGTTGAGCGTGACGAGGCCGACGACGCCCCCGACGGGGCAGCAGACGATGCCGAGCAGTCGCCGGTGAAAGCGTGGCTGCTGTTGTTCGGGCAGGCCGTGGCCGGTCTGGCCGTCGGCGTCGGTCTGTTCTGGGGCTTCACCGAACTGTGGCGCTGGAATCCGTACTTCGCGCTGGTGCTCGCCGTGCTGGTGATCTTCGGCATCGTGACGCTCTCGCACGTGGTCCGGCGCACCAAGGACCTGCCGACGACGCTGCTCGCGCTCGGTGTGGGTCTGCTGGTCACCATCGGGCCGCTGGTGTTGTTGGCCGCGTGAGCCGGCCCGAGCCGATGAACCCGCGTCCGGCGGCCGAGATCCCGATCGGGCTCTCGACGGCGTCGGTGTATCCCCAGAACACCGAGGCGGCCTTTGCCTATGCCGCCGACCTGGGGTTCGACGGGGTGGAACTGATGGTGTGGGGTGACTCGCTGAGCCAGGACATCCGGCGCGTCGAATACCTGTCGGACCACTATCAGGTGCCGGTGCTGTCCATCCACGCGCCGTGTCTGCTCATCACCCAGCGGGTCTGGGGGCGCGACCCGGTCGTGAAGCTGGCGCGCGCGGTGGAGGCCGCCGAGGACCTGGGCGCGTCCACCGTCGTCGTGCATCCGCCGTTCCGGTGGCAGCGTGGCTACGTCGCGGCCTTCGACGATCTCGTCGACGAGCTCGAGGCGGACAGCGGCATCGCCGTCGCCGTGGAGAACATGTTCCCGATGCGCGCCGACCGATTGTTCGGTGCGGGTGAACCCTCGGTCCGCCGCCTGACCAAGCGAGGCGGCGGTCCCGGCCTGGCGGCGTCGGCGTTCGGCAAGTCCATCGACCCGACCGACGACGGCTACGCGCACTACACCCTCGACCTCTCGCACACCGCCACCGCAGGCGTCGACGCCCTCGCCCTTCTCGACCGGATGGGTTCGCGGCTCAACCACCTGCACCTGGCCGACGGCCACGGAGCAGCCACCGACGAGCACCTCATCCCGGGTGACGGCGGCCAGCCCTGCGCGGAGGTGTGCCGGCGCATCGCCGCGAGCGACTTCGCCGGGGCCGTTGTGCTCGAGGTCACCACCGGCAGTGCGCGCACGAAACCCGAACGCAGCGCCCTGCTGGCCCGTTCGCTAGATTTTGCGCGGCGGCATCTCAAACGGGAGCTGCACCCCGAGCCGCTCGGCGAGTTCAGCCGCTGACTTCTCGGGGGACGAGTCTCCTCGACGAAGGCGGGACGATGACCAGCAAGATCACCGAGGTGCAGGAGCTGACCGAGGTGGGCCGGGGCGGTCCGGACTCGATCACCCTGCGGGCGCACATCGACGCGACGTTCACCATCGGGCCCAAGGTGCACGGCGGCACGCTGCAGATGGTGGTCGCCAAGGCGGCGCGCACGGCGCTCACCGCACTGACGCCGGACGGTGACCGGCTCGCGGAGTCGGCCGCCGCGATGATCCCGGTGGCGATCTCGAGCGACTATCTCACCGCCCCGGATGCCGCGGACATCGATCTGGAGATCTCCGTGCGCAAACGCGGACGCACCGTCACCGTGCTCACCGTCGACGCGGTCCAGCTCGGCCGTACCGTCGTGTCGTCGTCGGTCACCATGGCCCGGCCCGACAGCGGCCGGCCGCACCACTCCGCCCCCACGGTCCTCGACGCGCTGCCCGTGGAGCCGTCGCCGACGGGTATCCCGCTCGACGGTTCGCCCATCGCCGAGGTCAATCACCTGGGGGCCGCCATCGATCTGGTCCTCGACTCGGAGACGTTCCCCGTTGTCCGCGGCGAGACGGGCGAGCCGCTCGTCCGGGGGTGGATCCGGCCGAAGGGTGTCGAACCCGACGAATATTTCACGGTCCTGGTGGGCGACATCTCGCCGCCCGTCGTGATGAACCTGGCCCTGTTCGGGTGGGCACCCACCGTCCAGTTGACCACCTATGTCCGCCGGCATCCCGCGCCCGGCTGGCTGCGATTCGCCGCCACGAGTTCCGAGGTCGGCCCCGGGATGTTCGAGGAGGACCATCTCGTGGTGGACTCGACCGGGACGGTCGTCGCGCAGTCCCGCCAGCTCGCCCTCATCCCCTCAGGAAGGTAGACATCCGTGTCCGAACGCATCGCCATCATCGGCGGAGGCAAGATCGGCGAGGCACTGCTCGCCGGTTTGATCGGTGCAGGCACCCCGACCAAGGACCTCGTCGTCGCCGAGCGACTGGAGAGCCGCGCCACCGAGATCGCCGATGAGTACGGCGTGCTGGTCACCGACGTCAGGAGCGCCGCGGAATCGGCGCAGTATGTCTTCCTGGCGATCAAACCGGACGACGTCGACTCGATCCTGCGCATCCTGGCCTCGGCGGAGGACAACGCGGATTCCGAGCGGGTGACCGTCACGCTCGTCGCCGGTCTGCCGCTGTCGCGATACGAGAGCGCGCTGCAGGCCGGGTCGCCGGTCATCCGGGTCATGCCCAACACCCCGATGCTCGTGAACGAGGCGATGTCGGCAGTCTCGGCCGGACGCTACGTCGGTGACGAGCAGCTGCAGGCCGTGGTCAAGATCCTGCAGACGGTCGGCCGCGTCACGGTCGTGCCGGAGAAGCAGATGGACGCCGTCACCGCGGTGTCCGGTTCGGGACCGGCCTATGTCTTCCTGCTCGCCGAGGCGATGATCGACGCCGGCGTGGGCCTCGGCCTGACCCGCGCCCAGGCCTCCGAGATGGCGGTCCAGACCATCCGCGGCGCGGGCATCCTGCTGA
Protein-coding sequences here:
- a CDS encoding Ppx/GppA phosphatase family protein, whose protein sequence is MRLGVLDVGSNTVHLLVVDAHRGGHPTPMSSTKAVLRLAEQIDVDGRMSDRAVAKLIDSIDEFTHIARTSGCEQMMAFATSAVRDATNSDDLLDEIEQRTGVRVLVLSGRDEARLTSLAVRRWRGWSAGRILALDIGGGSLEMSNGVDEEPDVALSLPLGAGRLTREWLPDDPPDRRRVGVLRDWLDAELRAPAAQLLAPGAPDLCVGTSKTFRSLARLTGAAPSSAGPRVRRELTTSGLRQLISFISRMTKADRAELEGVSSDRAGQLVAGALVAEAAMRALQVDTLEICPWALREGVILRRLDAEQADSLEPTPARGVHEGVG
- a CDS encoding sugar phosphate isomerase/epimerase family protein, whose product is MNPRPAAEIPIGLSTASVYPQNTEAAFAYAADLGFDGVELMVWGDSLSQDIRRVEYLSDHYQVPVLSIHAPCLLITQRVWGRDPVVKLARAVEAAEDLGASTVVVHPPFRWQRGYVAAFDDLVDELEADSGIAVAVENMFPMRADRLFGAGEPSVRRLTKRGGGPGLAASAFGKSIDPTDDGYAHYTLDLSHTATAGVDALALLDRMGSRLNHLHLADGHGAATDEHLIPGDGGQPCAEVCRRIAASDFAGAVVLEVTTGSARTKPERSALLARSLDFARRHLKRELHPEPLGEFSR
- a CDS encoding thioesterase family protein is translated as MTSKITEVQELTEVGRGGPDSITLRAHIDATFTIGPKVHGGTLQMVVAKAARTALTALTPDGDRLAESAAAMIPVAISSDYLTAPDAADIDLEISVRKRGRTVTVLTVDAVQLGRTVVSSSVTMARPDSGRPHHSAPTVLDALPVEPSPTGIPLDGSPIAEVNHLGAAIDLVLDSETFPVVRGETGEPLVRGWIRPKGVEPDEYFTVLVGDISPPVVMNLALFGWAPTVQLTTYVRRHPAPGWLRFAATSSEVGPGMFEEDHLVVDSTGTVVAQSRQLALIPSGR
- the proC gene encoding pyrroline-5-carboxylate reductase, with the protein product MSERIAIIGGGKIGEALLAGLIGAGTPTKDLVVAERLESRATEIADEYGVLVTDVRSAAESAQYVFLAIKPDDVDSILRILASAEDNADSERVTVTLVAGLPLSRYESALQAGSPVIRVMPNTPMLVNEAMSAVSAGRYVGDEQLQAVVKILQTVGRVTVVPEKQMDAVTAVSGSGPAYVFLLAEAMIDAGVGLGLTRAQASEMAVQTIRGAGILLSDSGLSAVDLRAAVTSPGGTTAEAIREFEANGLRHAVYQATRACAAASARGGRRVEVEGLAQGHAVTDTP